One region of Solanum pennellii chromosome 6, SPENNV200 genomic DNA includes:
- the LOC107023670 gene encoding uncharacterized protein At4g14100-like, translated as MYFPINVIFLFTLSPFWVPSIALKLDSTDPVPSPWPHQFHATTIMNYTGGLRKVDLWYDWPNKRYLHINQYQLGEKLYDVEWQNGTSFYFTLDSTQECIVKHFPVGILRPNWLEGANYLGQRYKDGFLCNVWEKIDFLHYYEDVATQIPVYWHFYDGLIEHIITFEVGKVLEDSKWQAPAYCFKEIEKGKITLQDQKVEDHSLLASFHDRRFKSDK; from the exons ATGTATTTTCCAATCAACGTCATCTTCCTGTTCACTTTATCCCCTTTCTGGGTTCCTTCAATAGCATTGAAATTAGATTCAACAGACCCAGTTCCATCACCATGGCCGCACCAGTTCCATGCAACTACCATCATGAACTACACAGGAGGTCTCAGGAAAGTGGATCTCTGGTACGATTGGCCTAACAAAAGGTACTTGCATATAAACCAATACCAATTGGGGGAAAAATTGTACGACGTTGAATGGCAGAACGGCACTTCATTTTACTTCACTTTGGATTCTACCCAGGAATGCATAGTCAAGCATTTCCCTGTGGGGATTTTGAGACCTAATTGGCTTGAAGGTGCGAATTATTTGGGCCAGAGGTATAAAGATGGATTTCTCTGTAATGTTTGGGAGAAGATTGATTTCCTACACTATTATGAAGATGTTGCTACCCAGATACCTGTTTATTGGCATTTTTATGATG GATTGATCGAAcatattataacttttgaggTGGGGAAAGTGCTGGAGGATTCTAAGTGGCAAGCCCCCGCTTACTGCTTCAAGGAGATAGAGAAAGGAAAGATAACATTGCAAGATCAAAAAGTTGAAGACCACTCACTTCTTGCTTCGTTTCATGACAGAAGATTTAAAAGTGACAAATGA